One segment of Candidatus Paceibacterota bacterium DNA contains the following:
- a CDS encoding radical SAM protein: MNYGQLIKLQEGEDIIILNPETKKWMLTSIQGWEIFLLKKRSALSNSEISLRVGILISDIIVFFEKIDDLFSVNDERVSSIANSCSIHLTSNCNMGCLHCRYSCGQITDNLPLSTIQKYLEGAIEDGSSSLTITGGEPLTNWLKCREVIILARRIGMKVNLLTNGSLISPKIASFLGENDVNVQVSLDSLNEERFYQFRGHSLNRVKIGIERLVRFKVNVGLSFVLSRLTLDGFYEVIEYAQRVGVKGIHLPFLEKGGRGNANWQQLSLGDDEMINFWNHFLSLYFSGGLRSRLTCSDVENILLKIIYPPVEDCCRCGRTTSTLYPDGKIYACTNLVGNPSFILGKPGAITFQEMRQKDNIVQLPTVKDISECSNCHFGWICLGGCRDRSIVYYGNEYHIDPWCEVFKWLFNKLIFCAARLLEKKEI; encoded by the coding sequence ATGAATTACGGTCAACTGATTAAACTTCAGGAAGGCGAAGATATAATTATTTTAAACCCCGAAACTAAAAAGTGGATGTTGACTTCTATTCAAGGATGGGAGATTTTTTTACTCAAAAAAAGAAGTGCCTTAAGTAATAGTGAAATTTCTTTAAGAGTAGGTATTCTTATTAGTGATATAATTGTTTTTTTCGAAAAAATAGATGATCTTTTTAGTGTTAATGATGAAAGAGTCTCTTCTATTGCAAACAGTTGTTCTATTCATTTGACTAGTAATTGCAATATGGGGTGCTTGCACTGTCGTTACTCTTGCGGTCAAATAACTGACAATCTACCACTTTCTACTATTCAAAAATATTTAGAAGGCGCCATTGAAGATGGTTCTTCTTCTCTAACAATTACAGGAGGAGAACCCCTAACTAATTGGCTGAAATGCAGAGAGGTTATCATCCTTGCTCGCAGGATAGGAATGAAAGTTAACCTTTTAACAAATGGTTCACTAATTAGCCCGAAAATTGCCAGCTTTCTTGGAGAAAATGACGTTAATGTCCAGGTTAGTTTGGATTCTTTAAACGAGGAAAGATTTTATCAGTTTCGTGGACATTCGCTTAATAGAGTAAAAATTGGGATTGAAAGATTGGTTCGATTTAAAGTAAATGTTGGGCTGAGCTTTGTTCTCAGTAGATTAACATTGGACGGTTTTTATGAGGTGATTGAATATGCACAAAGAGTAGGAGTAAAAGGAATTCATCTACCTTTTTTAGAGAAAGGAGGAAGAGGAAATGCTAACTGGCAACAGTTATCTCTAGGTGACGATGAGATGATTAATTTTTGGAATCACTTTTTGTCTTTGTATTTCTCTGGTGGATTGCGCTCACGCTTAACTTGCAGTGACGTGGAGAACATATTGCTTAAAATTATTTATCCTCCAGTTGAAGATTGTTGCCGTTGCGGGCGCACAACTTCAACTCTATATCCAGACGGGAAAATATATGCTTGTACTAATTTAGTGGGTAACCCAAGTTTTATTTTAGGAAAACCAGGCGCTATTACTTTTCAGGAAATGCGTCAAAAAGATAATATTGTGCAACTTCCCACAGTTAAGGACATTTCCGAATGTAGTAACTGTCATTTCGGGTGGATTTGCTTGGGTGGTTGCCGAGATCGCAGCATTGTTTATTATGGAAACGAATATCACATTGATCCGTGGTGCGAGGTTTTCAAATGGCTTTTCAATAAATTAATTTTTTGTGCTGCTCGTTTACTGGAAAAAAAGGAGATATAG